From a region of the Phragmites australis chromosome 21, lpPhrAust1.1, whole genome shotgun sequence genome:
- the LOC133903984 gene encoding UDP-glucose:glycoprotein glucosyltransferase-like produces MAAARGARSGVWAAAAVLVSVLLVGGLAVGGAAAEIRRQKNVEVALRAKWAGTPVLLEASELLSKEWKDLFWDFIDDWKELDKGSECLTAKCCVQKIVEDARALLNEPLASIFEFSLTLRSTSPRLVLYRQLAEESLSSVPVNNSLEQISVHSTGENFHEAVSPSSSGGTCCWVDTGNALLFNSADLLQWLEGLGKLAADSTEQPELFDFDHVYPRTNITAPVAIFYGAVGTKCFKELHVHLAEASMQGKVRYVLRPVLPSGCQATSSICGSIGAVDAVTLSGYGVELALKNMEYKAMDDTAVKKGVALEDPKTEDLSQEVRGFIFPKILERKPELNAEIMAFRDYLLSSTVSDTLEVWELKDLGHQTAQRILQASDPLQSMQEINQNFPSIVSPLSRMKLDNSIKDEIIANQRMVPPGKSLMALNGALINIEDLDLYLLMDMVHEELSLADQFIRLKLPQSAAYKILSAPPPAESNSFRVDFRSSHVHYLNNLEEDAMYRRWRSNLQELLMPVFPGQMRYIRKNLFHAVYVLDPASACGAETIDMILSLYQDSVPIRFGIIMYSSRLINVIEENDATLPVNDGEDTSILMTRLFFYIKETYSTQLAFQFLSNIHKSRNGENDYNEELVEAHHVEGAFVDSLLSSAKSHPQDVLLKLQKENMYKHEAEESSRFVHKLGLYKLQCCLLMNGLVHESNEDATMNAMNDELPRIQEQVYYGHIQSHTDVLEKFLSESSYKRYNPLITSKSGGKKRFVSLFASYHQEDSVFNDINYLQSPGTTDDAKPVTHLLAVDLSSKVGTKLLHEAIRYLMAGSNRARVGLLLYAHNDSSSPILLLKDIFDRTVSSFSYKEKVLDFLHGLCKFYEAQHTPTYSVAGDWTTTIMEKVYSLAAETALPIDDYKAWFTSFSADKVLKGFNKLSDFLFGQLGLPFGSNAVITNGRVFVMNEGDSFLADDLGLLESMEYELRTKYIFEIIEEVEWAGVDPDDLTSKFYSNIAMLVSSSMSVRERPSERAHFEILHAEHSAIKLNNVNSSIHIDAVIDPLSPAGQKLSPLLCILWKQIQLSMRIVLNPISSLADLPLKNFYRFVLPSMDDFSSADYSVHGPKAFFANMPLSKTLTMNIDVPEPWLVEPVVAIHDLDNILLENLGDVRTLQAVFELEALLLTGHCMEKNRDPPRGLQFILGTKRRPHLVDTLVMANLGYWQMKVSPGVWYLQLAPGRSADLYELPPKLIAIDSLRGKLMHIEVQKKKGREHEDLLNAADDHNFQENMDNKGWNNNLLKWASSFISGDASSKMKVDKSTDRKDARQGETINIFSVASGHLYERFLKIMILSVLKKTQRPVKFWFIKNYLSPQFKDVIPHMAQEYGFEYELVTYKWPTWLHKQKEKQRIIWAYKILFLDVIFPLSLRKVIFVDADQIVRTDMGELYDMNLKGRPLAYTPFCDNNKDMDGYRFWKQGFWKDHLRGRPYHISALYVVDLAKFRQTAAGDTLRVFYEQLSKDPNSLSNLDQDLPNYAQHTVPIFSLPQEWLWCESWCGNATKARAKTIDLCNNPMTKEPKLQGARRIVPEWVGLDNEARQFTALILGENLESAEAIPPTSDTPKPDGKNTDQKLNDEL; encoded by the exons ATGGCGGCGGCCCGAGGGGCCCGATCTGGGGTTtgggctgcggcggcggtgctggtATCGGTTCTGCTCGTGGGAGGCCTCGCCGTGGGCGGGGCGGCGGCCGAGATTCGCCGGCAGAAGAACGTGGAGGTGGCGCTCCGGGCCAAGTGGGCCGGCACGCCGGTGCTGCTCGAAGCCAG TGAATTGCTTTCAAAAGAATGGAAGGAtctattttgggattttattgATGACTGGAAGGAGCTGGACAAAGGCTCTGAATGTTTGACAGCAAAATGTTGTGTCCAGAAGATTGTTGAGGACGCCCGTGCACTTCTCAATGAACCACTCGCTTCAATTTTTGAGTTTTCTCTTACCCTTCGATCCACATCGCCAAGATTAGTGCTTTACAGGCAGCTTGCAGAGGAGTCATTATCTTCAGTTCCTGTGAATAATTCACTGGAGCAAATTTCTGTTCATAGTACTGGAGAAAATTTCCATGAGGCTGTAAGTCCTAGCTCTTCTGGAGGAACTTGCTGCTGGGTAGACACAGGGAATGCTCTATTATTCAACTCAGCTGATCTACTTCAATGGCTTGAGGGCTTGGGTAAACT AGCTGCGGACTCCACTGAACAACCTGAACTCTTTGACTTTGATCATGTGTATCCTCGCACAAATATTACTGCTCCAGTTGCTATATTTTATGGGGCTGTTGGGACAAAATGCTTCAAAGAGCTGCATGTTCATCTGGCAGAAGCTTCAATGCAG GGAAAAGTCAGATATGTTCTGCGCCCTGTACTACCATCTGGATGTCAGGCTACATCTAGCATTTGCGGTTCTATTGGTGCTGTAGATGCAGTCACCTTGAGTGGTTACGGGGTGGAGCTTGCCCTAAAAAACATGGAATACAAAGCCATGGATGACACTGCTGTAAAGAAGG GTGTTGCTCTGGAAGATCCTAAGACTGAAGACCTCAGTCAAGAAGTCAGAGGGTTTATATTTCCCAAGATTCTG GAACGCAAGCCGGAGCTAAATGCCGAGATTATGGCCTTCAGAGATTATCTGCTGTCATCAACAGTATCTGACACACTTGAAGTCTGGGAACTCAAAG ATCTGGGTCATCAGACAGCACAGAGGATCCTTCAAGCATCAGATCCTTTACAGTCAATGCAGGAAATCAATCAAAATTTCCCCAGTATAGTTTCTCCACTATCACGGATGAAG CTTGACAATTCCATCAAAGATGAAATTATAGCAAATCAGCGAATGGTTCCACCTGGCAAGTCATTGATGGCTTTGAATGGTGCTTTGATTAATATTGAGGATCTTGATCTTTACCT GTTAATGGATATGGTCCACGAAGAATTATCTCTAGCTGATCAATTCATCCGGTTAAAG TTGCCTCAAAGTGCTGCCTACAAGATCCTGTCAGCTCCTCCACCAGCAGAATCTAATTCCTTCCGTGTTGACTTCCGGTCTTCACATGTGCATTATCTTAATAACTTGGAGGAAGATGCTATGTATAGAAGATGGAGAAGCAACCTCCAGGAG CTATTGATGCCGGTCTTCCCTGGTCAGATGCGTTACATCCGTAAAAATCTATTCCATGCTGTTTATGTACTTGATCCTGCTTCAGCCTGTGGTGCAGAG ACCATTGACATGATCCTATCTCTATATCAAGATAGTGTCCCTATAAGGTTTGGTATCATAATGTATTCTTCAAGACTCATAAATGTCATTGAAGAAAATGATGCCACTCTTCCAGTAAATGATGGAGAAGACACTTCCATTTTG ATGACAAGGCTTTTCTTTTACATCAAGGAAACATACTCAACACAGTTGGCTTTCCAATTCCTCAGCAAT ATACATAAATCAAGGAATGGTGAAAATGACTACAATGAAGAGCTTGTGGAAGCTCATCACGTTGAAGGGGCATTTGTTGATTCGTTGCT GTCAAGTGCTAAATCTCACCCTCAAGATGTGCTGCTTAAGTTGCAAAAAGAGAACATGTACAAGCATGAGGCTGAAGAAAGTTCTCGTTTTGTTCACAAGCTTGGGTTGTATAAACTCCAATGTTGTCTATTGATGAATGGACTCGTCCATGAATCAAATGAG GATGCAACCATGAATGCTATGAATGACGAGCTTCCTAGGATTCAAGAACAAGTCTATTATGGCCATATCCAGTCTCATACAGATGTTTTAGAGAAGTTTTTGTCGGAAAGTAGCTACAAGCGGTACAACCCATTA ATTACTAGCAAGAGTGGAGGGAAGAAGAGATTTGTTTCACTATTTGCATCATATCATCAGGAAGACTCTGTATTCAATGACATTAACTACTTACAGTCTCCTGGAA CAACAGATGATGCGAAGCCTGTGACTCATCTACTTGCTGTTGATCTTTCCTCAAAAGTTGGGACAAAATTGCTTCACGAGGCCATACGTTACCTG ATGGCTGGATCTAATAGAGCTCGTGTTGGTCTACTACTTTATGCTCACAATGATAGTTCATCACCTATTTTACTTCTGAAAGATATCTTCGATAGAACTGTTTCCTCTTTCAG CTACAAAGAAAAGGTATTGGACTTCCTGCATGGGCTGTGCAAGTTTTATGAAGCCCAACATACACCTACCTATTCGGTTGCTGGTGATTGGACTACAACTATAATGGAAAAGGTCTATAGCTTAGCTGCTGAAACTGCTTTGCCCATTGATGACTATAAAGCGTGGTTTACAAGTTTCTCTGCTGATAAAGTTCTCAAAGGGTTTAATAAG TTATCTGACTTCTTATTTGGGCAATTGGGGCTTCCGTTTGGTAGCAATGCTGTGATCACCAATGGACGG GTTTTTGTTATGAATGAAGGAGACTCGTTTCTGGCCGATGATTTAGGTCTCCTTGAGTCTATGGAGTACGAGTTAAGAACGAAATACATATTTGAAATAATTGAGGAGGTCGAATGGGCAGGTGTTGACCCTGATGACCTGACAAG CAAATTCTACAGCAACATTGCCATGTTGGTCTCATCGTCGATGTCTGTTCGTGAAAGACCATCTGAAAGAGCCCATTTTGAAATTTTACATGCAGAACACAG TGCTATTAAATTGAATAATGTGAATTCAAGTATTCACATTGATGCTGTCATTGATCCGCTTAGTCCAGCTGGGCAAAAACTTTCTCCACTTCTATGCATACTCTGGAAACAGATTCAGCTGAGCATGAGGATTGTACTTAATCCTATT AGTTCCCTTGCAGACCTTCCTTTAAAGAACTTCTACAGATTTGTGCTTCCATCGATG GACGATTTTAGCAGTGCAGATTATTCTGTACATGGACCTAAAGCTTTCTTCGCAAATATGCCACTATCGAAAACACTTACAATGAACATCGATGTTCCAGAACCATGGCTTGTTGAACCAGTTGTTGCCAT CCATGATTTAGACAACATTCTATTAGAGAATCTCGGTGATGTTAGAACTTTGCAGGCAGTATTTGAACTTGAAGCTCTCCTCTTGACAG GTCATTGCATGGAAAAAAATCGAGACCCTCCCCGTGGTCTGCAGTTTATCCTTGGTACTAAACGAAGACCACACTTGGTAGACACACTTGTCATGGCCAACTTGGGTTACTGGCAGATGAAAGTCTCCCCTGGTGTGTGGTACCTACAACTGGCTCCTGGTCGTAGTGCCGATCTATATGAGCTACCTCCAAAACTCATTGCCATTGATAGCTTGCGAGGCAAACTTATGCACATTgaagtgcaaaaaaagaaaggcaGGGAGCACGAGGACTTATTAAATGCTGCCGATGACCACAACTTCCAGGAAAACATG GATAACAAAGGCTGGAATAACAACCTTTTGAAATGGGCTTCAAGTTTCATTAGTGGTGATGCATCATCAAAAATGAAAGTTGATAAAAGCACC GACCGTAAGGATGCAAGACAAGGGGAGACCATAAATATTTTCTCTGTTGCTTCTGGGCATCT GTATGAGCGTTTCCTCAAAATAATGATTTTGAGTGTATTAAAGAAGACACAAAGGCCAGTAAAGTTTTGGTTCATAAAGAACTATCTGTCTCCACAGTTCAAG GATGTCATACCCCACATGGCTCAGGAATATGGATTCGAGTATGAGCTCGTCACATATAAATGGCCAACATGGTTGCACAAGCAGAAAGAGAAGCAAAGGATTATATGGGCATATAAGATATTATTTCTGGATGTCATATTCCCACTTTCACTGAGAAAG GTGATTTTTGTTGACGCTGATCAAATTGTGAGAACAGACATGGGAGAACTGTATGACATGAATCTGAAGGGTCGCCCGCTTGCATATACTCCATTCTGCGATAATAACAAGGACATGGATGGCTATCGATTTTGGAAGCAA GGTTTCTGGAAAGATCATCTGCGAGGAAGACCATACCATATCAG TGCGCTTTACGTTGTTGATTTGGCCAAATTTCGACAAACTGCTGCTGGGGATACTCTACGTGTCTTCTATGAACAACTCAGCAAGGACCCCAATAGTCTCTCCAATCTTGATCAG GATCTCCCGAATTATGCTCAACATACCGTGCCTATATTCTCTCTTCCTCAAGAATGGTTGTGGTGTGAATCTTGGTGTGGAAATGCCACAAAGGCAAGAGCAAAGACCATTGATCTATGCAACAATCCAATGACGAAGGAGCCGAAGCTTCAG GGTGCTAGAAGAATAGTTCCAGAGTGGGTTGGTCTTGACAATGAAGCACGCCAGTTTACCGCACTAATCTTGGGGGAGAATCTGGAGTCAGCAGAAGCCATTCCCCCGACATCTGATACA